A genome region from Anastrepha obliqua isolate idAnaObli1 chromosome 4, idAnaObli1_1.0, whole genome shotgun sequence includes the following:
- the LOC129245552 gene encoding cuticle protein 16.5: MKYLILLSLIAAASAAPGYLGLGHGSYAAPSISYAAPAISYAPAPVVKAYAAPAVVAAPAVVKAAPAATSYSTFSQVIQHAAPAVVKVAAPVAVAAPAPVAVAAPVVKYAAPAISYAAPSISIAAPAIKYAAPAVSYAAPAVSYAAAPAVSYAAAPSISYASAPSISYASAPSIVKYAAPALDLGHYGGYGHFGH, encoded by the exons ATGAAATATCTG ATCCTGCTCAGCTTGATCGCCGCTGCCAGCGCTGCTCCTGGATATTTGGGTTTGGGTCATGGATCGTATGCGGCGCCATCTATTAGTTACGCAGCACCGGCCATCAGCTATGCCCCAGCACCTGTCGTTAAGGCATATGCCGCTCCCGCTGTAGTTGCTGCGCCAGCTGTAGTGAAAGCAGCACCAGCCGCCACCAGCTACTCCACCTTCAGCCAG GTCATTCAACATGCTGCACCAGCCGTCGTTAAGGTAGCCGCCCCAGTTGCCGTTGCGGCTCCGGCCCCAGTTGCAGTTGCGGCTCCAGTCGTCAAATACGCTGCACCAGCCATTTCTTACGCCGCACCATCCATCTCTATTGCAGCACCAGCCATTAAATATGCCGCGCCCGCAGTCTCATATGCCGCTCCTGCAGTCTCGTACGCTGCTGCTCCTGCAGTCTCGTATGCCGCAGCTCCTTCAATCTCGTACGCCTCTGCGCCGTCAATCTCGTACGCCTCCGCACCTTCCATTGTGAAATATGCTGCACCAGCACTCGATCTGGGACACTACGGTGGCTATGGACATTTCGGACACTAA